AATTACGTCCTTATGGTTTGAAACTATAGGGAACAAATTTGCAATTTAACCATGATAATGTTAGGATTCACATTTAATACTGGCTACaaatgaaagcaaaaaaaaaaaaaaaaaaaatNaaaaaaaaaatctccaaaacAAGCTCCTAGATGCAGATAAAGTGTAGATCTTATTTTACCAGCCCAAAGAATGAAACCTCCAGCATCTTCAATCCTTCGCCGTTCATCTGATCGATCAGGCTTGTGATCAATAGAGAGGGGAATAGCTGcaagaaataagaaatgtttctgcATCTTAATAGCCCAAGAAATTGCAACATATCCTTTGATTCCaacaaatcttcattttcaatactTCCTACTATTgacagaaaaaagaataagcaACCTGAACCAGCTCTAGACGCGACTACTCTCGAATCCCCAACATTAGCAACAAGGAGACGATCCCCTAACAGGACAGCAGTTGATGCAGTTGACCCGGCATCTTTCTGCTGACCTCTCTCTTCATTAATATAGTCTGCATCCGTCTGTCTAAAAACCTCAGCTGCAAAATAAGTATTTTCTTAGTTTATGCTCCACTAGCAaggcaaaaagaaaacatgaaatcATAGACACAAATTATAACTTCTTACTAATAGCTGTCTTTGTGTCTTTGATAAAGTCTGGATGGCTACTTAGGTTCTTGAAAAGATTGCGCTTAAGATATTCAGCTGTTCTGGAACCTCCATGACCTACATCACAGTGTCTATTAAACTGGAGAAAAGAACGAGCGTCCATGCATCACACTGGACAACTTGGGAATCTTATAAGGAGAGTTCTTAAATGAAGTGCATCAAGTTAAATGCTGTAAAATGATGACTTACATATAGAAACAATTTTTAGAAGAACCCAGATGTAAATCAATCCCCTGATTCAATCTGGCAAGTAAATgatatagaattgcaaagaaataCTAGGTCTTACCAtcaaaaacaccaaaaaaagCGACCATCTGCCCATCGACTTCAGAAATTCTAGTTTCGTAGAAGTCCTCCATTGATGCCCTTTTACCCTTGAAACTAGAATAGCCATAGCTAAACTTTCCAGTATGATTTCCATGGAGAAAACTGAGAGTACAGAAGAGAATATGATTGGATGTGCAAGTTTCACCGCTTCCAACACTTCACATTGTAAtaaaattaccaaaagaagaaaaaattattttagccAAATGTCTCTTTTATGCTTATTATTTCCTTCAGATCACGGAAACCATGAGATTCATGGGAGCTAAATTTCAATTCTGCACAGAAATACAAT
This genomic window from Cucurbita pepo subsp. pepo cultivar mu-cu-16 chromosome LG01, ASM280686v2, whole genome shotgun sequence contains:
- the LOC111791069 gene encoding probable protein phosphatase 2C 11 isoform X1 codes for the protein MEDFYETRISEVDGQMVAFFGVFDGHGGSRTAEYLKRNLFKNLSSHPDFIKDTKTAITEVFRQTDADYINEERGQQKDAGSTASTAVLLGDRLLVANVGDSRVVASRAGSAIPLSIDHKPDRSDERRRIEDAGGFILWAGTWRVGGILAVSRAFGDKLLKRYVVADPEIKEEEIPSVDFIIIASDGLWNVISNEEAVSLVQHIQDAEMASRKLIQEAYARGSTDNITCVIVQFGLS
- the LOC111791069 gene encoding probable protein phosphatase 2C 11 isoform X2; this translates as MFSRDSNVLFSGGGISFLHGNHTGKFSYGYSSFKGKRASMEDFYETRISEVDGQMVAFFGVFDGHGGSRTAEYLKRNLFKNLSSHPDFIKDTKTAITEVFRQTDADYINEERGQQKDAGSTASTAVLLGDRLLVANVGDSRVVASRAGSAIPLSIDHKPDRSDERRRIEDAGGFILWAGTWRVGGILAVSRAFGDKLLKRYVVADPEIKEEEIPSVDFIIIASDGLWNVISNEEAVSLVQHIQDAEMASRKLIQEAYARGSTDNITCVIVQFGLS